DNA sequence from the Oceanipulchritudo coccoides genome:
CCCGCCTGCTCGGCCAGGCTCTGTGCGAGTGAAAAGTCTGTCTCTCCGAATGATCCACCGTCGGAAGGATTGACCATCGCAAGGACCCCGATATTCCGGTCGCGGAAGAGGATCGGAACAACGATGACACTGCGCACTTCCAAGGCCGGATCATCATGCTTGATGATGCGGGGATCCTCCAGGGCGTTTTCAATCAGGATCCCTTTGCCGCTCTGGGCTGCTGTCCCGACAAGCCCCTCGCCTATCTTGAAGACCTCCGACTTGAGGATTTGCTCAATGAACTTGGCCCGCGTGGTGATTTTCACCCGTGAACTGGGCGGCAGGGGACGGTGCGGGGGAAAAAGGCCTTCCACCGAGACACCACGGATCCGATCGCCTTCACACTCGAAAATACAGGCACTGAGCGCACCGGTACTGAGAATGGCCGCGTGCACTACACGCTCAAACAATTCCTGCCGCGTAACGCCCTCCCCGATTGCCTCGACCATGTTATGGACAAAATCGAAAACGATCAATTTTTCCTGCGCAAGCATCTGACGCTGCTCGTCAAGGCGCGTGTTTTCACGACGGGCAGTCCACCAGAAAAACCAGCCAATTCCTGTTCCAAGAGCCAACCCGAAGAAAAAAACCAGCAGCATGTTGAATCCGTTCCTACTGTTCCTCCATCTGGTTCTTCAGGAAGGAAATGACGTCTTGAAACTTTGTTTTGTTCGAGTCGTCAATTTCCACAAGATTCTCATGGGCCTGCAAAACCAGACGGGCGTTCTCGACTTCCGAAAGATGGGACTTGTCCGATTGATCCCCGACCGCCTCAAGTTGTGCATTATCTGCAGCGGTTGCCGCTCCATCATCAAGGATGAGCAGGCGATGCAGCCCAAGGTTACGCACTAGCTCGCTGTTACGCGCACCCAGGCGAGTCAGAACAACCGTGCCTTTGGGTTTCATCTTCATCAGCTTGATTCCCAGTCCGGCAAGGATACCGAGGAATGTGCTGTCCATTCCTGAACATTGCTGGAAATCAATGACAAACCGGGTCTTCCCCTGCTCGACCAGACGATCGAACAAATTCTTGACCGGCCCGCTGTTAATGAAAGAGGCCTTCCCATTGATTTTCACAATAACCGGATCGTCGTAGGGATTGACAAGGAAATGGGGTTCGTCCTGTGACATGGTGATCGGCTCAACGGGAGTAATTAAGCTACTTGGCGTTCTTCAATAGACTCCGTAAAACATAGGGAAGAATACCGCCGTGTCGATAATATTCGACCTCAATACCAGTATCGATGCGCACCAGAAGGGATACTGTATCGACAT
Encoded proteins:
- a CDS encoding STAS domain-containing protein, yielding MSQDEPHFLVNPYDDPVIVKINGKASFINSGPVKNLFDRLVEQGKTRFVIDFQQCSGMDSTFLGILAGLGIKLMKMKPKGTVVLTRLGARNSELVRNLGLHRLLILDDGAATAADNAQLEAVGDQSDKSHLSEVENARLVLQAHENLVEIDDSNKTKFQDVISFLKNQMEEQ